The following are encoded in a window of Methanobrevibacter ruminantium M1 genomic DNA:
- a CDS encoding Ig-like domain repeat protein — MGFVLISSVSAIDIDEASSSSDLSDSSISNDYLVANSGDDSVASSSASSSIAADDSDLSNNASSSNVNFENEVLSTNNNEDTESEIVKDSKNQLSSSSLQASTKTKTTLKGSGSSVYRGNPYYVTLTDSNGKVLASQKVTFNILGKNYTRTTDSKGVASININLAKGKYNIACLYAGTENYASSKLSVALTVNLMSTKINTGGSTVKKGNAYSVTLTDGNGKALSSQKVTLNILGKNYTRTTDSKGVASIAINLAAGKKFTLTASYAGSANYLSSKVSATVTVQKGDTSIKPSGTSIVKGNSYSFTLVDGSGKGLANQKVAIKISGKSYSRTTNSNGVASIAINLAAGKKYSIVCSYAGSSNYKASSSTVSLSVTNPSTNSKTFSIAKIEAAATNLKAYVNKNKAVPTTVSVGGTNLKISEFSYLMSKAIVNLNSNNTNAITLPSGIYNGASASNSLNATVYKAQYVDLSKRVYNYIDKNKVPAAYGTVYNANGASLGNAGFNLYTFAFAKILDFHKTNKYLPNYCSFDSSVFKASNGSSSSNSSSSTNSSSSTNSSSGSSNSSGSGSSTPAVTVKATSLKAASTSVIRGDDYSVTLTDSSGNALANQKITFALSSSSYTRTTNSKGVASLTLNLAGGKYSITTSYAGTSAYKASKLTNTVTISNSSSRFFLNDIETAAENVKTYVTKNKALPNTVTVAGTQLTLSQFSYVMAKAIHNINASNSNYISLKSVASSNSTGDYLDTTVYRAQYMNLTNRVISFVESDKITPTFATVYNSNGKSVGKAEFKLYTFAFAKILAFYKTNNYLPTYCTFQSSAIGVVPDVATNVTINSKINANMNQFKVGLNEKNTVSNLSAYLVGTGQSTITTNIKNVAAQLTKGLNSTATKALAIYNFVRDDISYSYYSDSRKGADGTLSSGSGNCVDQASLVVALCRAAGIPARYSHAQGCTFSSGLVTGHVWAQILVDGVWYSADATSVRNSLGNIVNWNTNSYHSMKQYAAVPF; from the coding sequence ATGGGATTTGTATTAATATCCTCTGTATCTGCTATTGATATTGATGAAGCAAGTTCTTCAAGTGACTTATCAGATTCTAGCATTTCAAATGATTATTTAGTAGCAAACTCTGGAGATGATTCTGTAGCTAGTTCAAGTGCATCTAGTTCAATTGCTGCAGATGATTCAGATCTTTCTAACAATGCTAGTTCAAGTAATGTTAATTTCGAAAATGAAGTTTTAAGTACTAATAATAATGAAGATACAGAATCCGAAATTGTAAAGGATTCTAAAAATCAATTGTCTTCATCTTCTCTTCAAGCTAGTACTAAAACTAAAACCACTCTTAAAGGCAGTGGAAGCTCCGTCTATAGGGGCAATCCATATTATGTTACTTTAACTGATAGTAATGGTAAGGTTTTAGCTAGTCAGAAAGTGACTTTTAACATCCTTGGCAAAAATTACACTAGGACCACCGATTCTAAAGGTGTGGCTTCCATTAACATTAATTTAGCCAAAGGAAAGTATAACATAGCTTGCTTATATGCAGGCACTGAAAACTATGCTTCATCAAAGCTATCTGTAGCTTTGACAGTTAATTTAATGTCCACTAAAATCAATACAGGTGGATCAACCGTTAAAAAAGGAAATGCTTATTCAGTGACCTTGACTGATGGAAATGGAAAGGCATTATCCAGTCAGAAGGTGACCTTAAATATCCTTGGAAAGAATTATACCAGAACCACCGATTCTAAAGGTGTGGCTTCAATTGCAATCAATTTGGCTGCAGGTAAGAAATTTACCTTGACTGCATCCTATGCTGGCTCTGCAAATTATCTCTCTTCCAAGGTATCAGCAACTGTTACTGTTCAAAAAGGAGATACAAGCATAAAGCCTAGCGGAACTTCAATCGTTAAGGGAAATAGCTATTCATTTACCTTGGTTGATGGAAGCGGCAAGGGATTGGCAAACCAAAAGGTCGCCATAAAGATATCAGGCAAGTCCTACAGCAGAACCACAAACTCAAATGGTGTGGCTTCAATTGCAATCAATTTAGCTGCAGGGAAAAAATATTCAATAGTCTGCTCTTATGCCGGCTCTTCCAATTATAAGGCTTCAAGCTCAACAGTAAGTCTCTCTGTTACAAATCCAAGTACAAACAGCAAGACTTTCTCCATTGCAAAAATAGAAGCTGCCGCCACTAACCTAAAGGCTTATGTAAATAAGAATAAGGCAGTGCCTACAACTGTAAGCGTTGGCGGAACTAACTTGAAAATCTCAGAGTTTTCATACTTGATGTCAAAAGCCATTGTAAATCTTAATTCCAATAATACTAATGCCATAACTCTTCCAAGCGGCATCTATAATGGGGCATCAGCTTCCAATTCATTAAACGCTACAGTCTATAAGGCCCAATATGTGGACTTATCCAAAAGGGTCTATAACTATATAGACAAGAATAAGGTTCCTGCTGCTTATGGTACTGTTTATAATGCCAATGGCGCTTCCTTAGGAAATGCAGGATTTAACCTTTACACATTTGCATTTGCAAAGATTTTGGATTTCCATAAGACCAATAAGTATTTACCTAATTACTGCAGCTTTGACAGTTCTGTATTCAAGGCGTCCAATGGTTCAAGCTCAAGCAATAGCTCCAGTTCCACTAACAGTTCAAGCTCCACTAACAGTTCAAGCGGATCTTCAAACTCCAGCGGATCTGGAAGTTCAACTCCTGCAGTTACCGTTAAGGCTACAAGCCTTAAGGCAGCAAGCACTTCCGTTATAAGAGGAGATGACTATTCAGTTACTTTAACTGATAGCAGCGGTAATGCTTTGGCTAACCAGAAGATTACATTTGCCCTTTCAAGTTCCAGCTACACTAGGACCACTAATTCAAAGGGTGTTGCTTCATTGACCCTCAATTTAGCAGGTGGCAAATATTCCATAACTACTTCATATGCAGGCACATCAGCCTATAAGGCGTCAAAGCTTACAAACACAGTAACTATTTCAAACAGCTCTTCCAGATTCTTCTTGAATGACATTGAAACAGCTGCTGAGAATGTCAAGACTTATGTCACAAAGAATAAGGCGTTGCCTAATACCGTTACAGTTGCAGGCACCCAATTGACCCTTTCACAATTCTCCTATGTCATGGCTAAGGCCATTCATAATATAAATGCAAGCAACTCTAATTATATCTCCCTTAAAAGCGTTGCAAGCAGCAATTCTACTGGAGATTATTTGGACACTACAGTCTATAGGGCTCAATATATGAACCTAACCAATAGGGTCATTTCATTTGTGGAATCTGATAAGATTACTCCAACTTTCGCTACAGTCTACAACAGCAATGGAAAATCTGTAGGAAAGGCTGAATTCAAGCTTTACACCTTTGCATTTGCAAAGATTCTAGCTTTCTATAAGACCAATAATTATTTGCCTACCTATTGTACTTTCCAAAGCTCAGCTATCGGTGTTGTTCCAGATGTTGCAACTAATGTGACAATCAACAGCAAGATCAATGCTAATATGAACCAATTCAAGGTTGGATTGAATGAGAAGAACACTGTCAGCAACCTTTCAGCCTATTTGGTAGGTACTGGCCAGTCAACAATCACAACAAACATTAAGAATGTTGCTGCTCAGCTAACCAAAGGATTGAATTCAACTGCAACCAAGGCTCTTGCAATATATAATTTTGTAAGGGATGACATTTCATACAGCTATTATTCAGACAGTAGGAAAGGTGCAGACGGTACCTTAAGCTCTGGATCTGGTAATTGTGTGGACCAAGCCAGTTTGGTTGTTGCTCTTTGTAGGGCAGCAGGCATTCCTGCAAGGTATTCACATGCTCAAGGATGTACCTTCTCCAGCGGATTGGTTACAGGACACGTATGGGCTCAAATCCTTGTTGATGGCGTATGGTATTCAGCAGATGCCACTAGCGTAAGAAATAGTTTAGGAAATATTGTAAATTGGAATACAAATTCCTATCATAGTATGAAGCAGTATGCT
- a CDS encoding class I SAM-dependent methyltransferase: MNLEGVEKTMLLTLYTKAKHSQKPNHKFFDYMAIDIISEIDYDFSIADKDRSMQMGVISRTIVLDDMVSEYIRSHPKCTIVNIASGMDTRFNRLDNGIIKWYNVDLENSANFRLNYIKDTERVKTLAYSAMDPSWAEEIEASGDVLFIIEGLTMYLTEVENKQILDIIDENFKSCTIFTEIMPPVSVENVKEKSVEEMDAKFIWGVQDGFELRRLNPRFNWVKDVNLFDGMNVYKPITKLFTWIPFIRRRMDFIAVLEK, from the coding sequence ATGAATTTAGAAGGTGTAGAAAAAACAATGCTCTTGACCTTATACACAAAGGCAAAGCATTCACAAAAGCCAAATCATAAATTTTTTGATTATATGGCAATAGATATAATCTCTGAAATCGATTATGACTTTTCCATAGCTGATAAGGACAGATCCATGCAAATGGGAGTAATATCAAGAACAATCGTCTTGGATGATATGGTATCTGAATATATACGCTCACATCCAAAGTGCACAATAGTCAATATTGCCTCTGGAATGGATACTCGATTCAACAGGTTGGATAATGGGATAATCAAGTGGTATAATGTGGATTTGGAAAATTCAGCTAATTTCAGATTGAATTACATTAAGGATACAGAAAGGGTAAAGACCTTAGCCTATTCTGCCATGGATCCTTCTTGGGCAGAGGAAATAGAAGCAAGCGGGGATGTTTTATTTATCATTGAGGGTTTAACAATGTATCTTACTGAGGTCGAGAATAAGCAGATTCTGGATATCATTGATGAAAACTTCAAGTCATGCACTATATTTACTGAAATCATGCCTCCTGTTTCCGTTGAGAATGTCAAGGAGAAATCCGTTGAGGAAATGGATGCCAAGTTTATTTGGGGAGTTCAAGATGGCTTTGAGCTAAGGAGATTAAACCCTAGATTCAATTGGGTAAAGGATGTAAATCTTTTTGATGGAATGAATGTCTATAAGCCCATTACCAAATTGTTCACTTGGATTCCTTTTATAAGGCGCAGAATGGATTTTATAGCTGTTTTAGAAAAATAG
- the thsA gene encoding thermosome subunit alpha produces MAQINQPMYILRDDTERFQGRQALRMNIFASQLLASIVRTTLGPKGMDKMLVDKMGDVVVTNDGATILQEMDIAHPAAKMLVEIARKQENVVGDGTTTVVIIAGELLKKAQELMEDGTPVPTILMGYRLAVAKAMEILFDISFDARDKDTLFGIAKTAMTGKGSDYAKDELAELLVQAVKKVEEGEEVDKTLIKIHRINGGSVEDSKIVDGIFIDQGRANETMPKEIHDAKIALMKYPLELKDLENAKVDFTDPLQMQIFLDNEQEMLKEIADKIIDSGCNVLFCQKGIDDVVQHYLSKEGIMAFKRVKNTDVKRIMKATGAELITNIEDLTPDVLGKADYIHQERVFDQILTFIEGCDEPKASSILIRGSTRHISSEIERAMEDALGVVAATIEEGKVVSGGGSPEIEIARQLRLYANSIGGREQLAIIAFADALEIVPRTLSENAGLNTIDLLVELRAAHEDNPYMGLDVFEGKVVDMKEAGVIEPQKVKKQAIQSAQEACEMILRIDDLVAAAGALQKPDPDENLDNSGMPPAPGMGGMGGMPPMM; encoded by the coding sequence ATGGCACAAATTAATCAACCTATGTATATTTTACGTGATGACACTGAAAGATTTCAAGGAAGACAAGCCTTAAGAATGAATATTTTTGCAAGTCAGCTTTTAGCAAGCATTGTAAGAACCACTCTTGGTCCAAAAGGAATGGACAAGATGTTGGTGGATAAGATGGGAGATGTAGTTGTAACAAACGATGGTGCAACCATCTTGCAGGAAATGGACATTGCTCACCCTGCAGCTAAAATGCTAGTTGAAATTGCAAGAAAACAGGAAAATGTAGTTGGAGACGGAACTACAACTGTTGTAATCATTGCTGGAGAATTGCTTAAGAAAGCACAGGAATTAATGGAAGATGGAACTCCAGTACCTACCATTCTTATGGGATACAGATTAGCTGTTGCTAAGGCAATGGAAATCTTGTTTGACATTTCTTTTGATGCAAGGGATAAGGACACCTTATTTGGAATTGCAAAGACTGCAATGACCGGTAAAGGTTCTGACTATGCTAAAGATGAACTTGCAGAATTACTTGTTCAAGCTGTAAAGAAAGTCGAAGAGGGAGAAGAGGTAGATAAGACCTTAATTAAAATCCACAGAATCAACGGAGGAAGCGTAGAGGATTCCAAGATTGTTGACGGAATCTTCATCGACCAAGGAAGGGCAAACGAAACCATGCCTAAGGAAATCCATGATGCAAAGATAGCTCTTATGAAATATCCTTTAGAGCTAAAGGACCTCGAAAACGCTAAAGTTGACTTTACCGACCCATTACAAATGCAAATATTTTTAGACAATGAGCAAGAGATGCTTAAGGAAATCGCTGATAAGATCATAGACTCCGGATGTAATGTATTGTTCTGTCAAAAGGGAATCGATGATGTAGTGCAACACTACTTATCCAAAGAAGGCATCATGGCCTTTAAGAGAGTCAAGAACACTGATGTTAAAAGAATCATGAAGGCAACCGGTGCAGAGCTTATCACAAACATTGAAGACTTAACTCCAGATGTTTTAGGAAAAGCAGATTACATCCACCAAGAAAGAGTATTTGACCAAATTCTAACCTTCATTGAAGGCTGCGATGAACCTAAAGCAAGCTCCATCTTAATTAGAGGAAGCACAAGGCATATCTCTTCTGAAATAGAAAGGGCTATGGAAGATGCATTAGGTGTGGTAGCAGCTACAATCGAAGAAGGAAAGGTTGTAAGCGGTGGAGGATCTCCTGAAATTGAAATTGCAAGACAATTAAGATTATATGCTAATTCAATTGGCGGAAGGGAGCAATTAGCTATCATTGCATTTGCTGACGCTTTAGAGATTGTTCCAAGAACCTTATCTGAAAATGCAGGTCTTAACACAATCGATTTGCTTGTAGAGCTTAGGGCAGCTCACGAGGACAATCCTTATATGGGACTTGATGTATTTGAAGGAAAAGTGGTGGACATGAAGGAAGCTGGTGTAATTGAACCTCAAAAGGTCAAGAAACAAGCAATTCAATCTGCACAAGAAGCTTGTGAAATGATTTTAAGAATTGATGACTTGGTAGCAGCAGCCGGAGCCCTCCAAAAGCCAGACCCTGATGAGAACTTAGATAATAGTGGAATGCCTCCTGCACCTGGAATGGGTGGTATGGGCGGTATGCCTCCTATGATGTAG
- a CDS encoding Ig-like domain repeat protein: MKNRKLILISIFLVSLLAISAVSANEDVDNGLIDSDDSILQSAEVSDSAIGSDSILQSAEVSDSTIESDSIELEDKGNVLKSSDNASFELDDKNNIGSADSELEDDYLEPKEKNVLSMDENAWFYNYIVWYDGDDGDWVSLDFVDDLKNPENITIRLNSYDTPFDGVDLAVINDYDYSITKLTTDDNGTVVYNVPYEVDELSVFVGFWYDGDFVATYGNWESYTICAVNWGTWYRDPSKRTYDFYVSVSDMDTYESPIGAQVVFTSDSNQYVGTIDENERAIIPKVSYGTYDVKVIYDGYCILNLSDSSAIEFYDDHHTDPDSLGDERIDYMYVDSSGVVYLDLCYDGSLKVPDNSTYEPYGDDNPSGGGSGNQSGGTVANGTFTSLQSLFNRAAANSTISLTRDYVYDDGFDIKGIVINKDLTINGNAHTLDALGKSRIFYVNNSTVKFNNILFANGNATLGGAIYNGSAVNCLFINNTAQDGGAIYYGSALVCDFINNSASRNGGAIYSGGAVNCSFINNSANLGGAAIYDSLFAVNSTFVGNTLASSNPTGGSATTDVSVVSFNPITTYIPSPPSMTGSIGWGGAVLDFTRPVIYTDYNETFYLLTNFTLQQDGFNNYGNVQLTGRDLVFKSLYPYSGNYSMALIISGQIFTPTYVLGENDTYEAHFKLNGLSLGLHMVYAYVDFGYPEYYSYRIGGGYMDRVAYDRTAEIIFPILINKTVEISSSNLNKYYGGTGKYTVTLTDGGNPIANANLNVSLAGKTYPLKTNANGQASMDINLTPGTYEAVCTYDGVSQRSNIIVRSTINLQNLTGIYQNAKVNATFLNAAGSPLANTKVSFRVGSKTYSATTNANGLATANVDLAAGTYDVIAINPVNNEQKTSKLTISKAKSSISLSSTSNNDKVTLTASLSPSTASGNVTFNLNNKNYTAKISSGKASQTITGLNEGNYTANAYYSGDSNLNSSSASTKVVVKIVIPTKIIYKNMTTGPVAKSDGRIGNYFCVKLVDGSNNALTGLPIKIGFNGKIYDRTTDSNGEARLQINLANADIYTFAICYLGDDDHQASFEVAKIDVNKKYPKPNSANGNSNGVPAQETISNTKLKTYIQYSNMTTKSVLKSDGRVGDYFEVKLLDNNKKAMANVPIKIGFNGKIYDRTTDSNGGAKLQINLLKPTTYTFAIAYLGDSKYQASFEVAKIVVKAQSPKLTAPKKTFKANAKTKSVSATLISERGKPMASQSLKFTINGKTYTAKTNSNGVATVNISLNKKGTYSCTVKFAGVTGANAKTTKTTIKIS; the protein is encoded by the coding sequence TTGAAAAATAGAAAACTAATTTTGATAAGTATCTTCCTTGTTAGTCTGCTTGCAATTTCTGCTGTAAGCGCAAATGAGGATGTGGATAATGGACTTATCGATTCAGATGATTCTATCTTGCAGTCAGCTGAAGTCTCTGATTCTGCCATTGGATCAGATTCTATCTTGCAGTCAGCTGAAGTCTCTGATTCCACTATAGAATCAGACTCTATTGAACTGGAAGATAAGGGTAATGTTTTAAAGTCAAGTGATAATGCTTCTTTTGAACTAGATGATAAAAATAATATAGGATCAGCAGATTCTGAATTGGAAGACGATTATTTAGAACCTAAAGAAAAGAATGTTCTTTCAATGGATGAGAATGCATGGTTTTATAATTATATTGTGTGGTATGATGGTGATGATGGAGATTGGGTTTCCCTTGATTTTGTAGATGATTTAAAAAATCCTGAAAACATCACCATACGATTAAACAGTTATGACACTCCATTTGACGGTGTGGATTTGGCTGTTATAAATGATTATGACTATTCAATCACTAAATTAACCACTGATGATAATGGGACTGTAGTTTATAATGTTCCATATGAGGTTGATGAATTATCTGTCTTTGTAGGCTTTTGGTATGATGGGGATTTTGTGGCCACTTATGGAAATTGGGAAAGTTACACAATCTGCGCAGTGAATTGGGGCACTTGGTATAGGGACCCTTCTAAACGGACTTACGACTTTTATGTCTCTGTGTCTGATATGGACACTTATGAAAGTCCAATTGGCGCACAGGTGGTTTTTACAAGCGATTCCAATCAATATGTCGGAACAATAGATGAGAATGAAAGAGCAATCATACCAAAGGTCAGCTATGGCACTTATGATGTGAAGGTCATATATGACGGCTATTGCATTCTTAATCTTTCAGATTCTAGCGCCATTGAGTTCTATGACGACCATCATACAGACCCTGATTCACTTGGTGATGAAAGGATAGATTATATGTATGTAGATAGTAGTGGAGTAGTTTATCTTGACCTTTGTTATGATGGTTCTCTAAAAGTGCCAGACAACTCCACTTATGAGCCTTATGGTGATGACAACCCATCCGGTGGCGGTTCAGGCAATCAATCTGGTGGAACTGTTGCTAATGGCACATTCACTTCATTGCAAAGTCTGTTTAACCGTGCTGCAGCAAATTCAACAATATCCTTAACAAGGGATTATGTCTATGATGATGGATTCGACATCAAAGGAATAGTAATTAACAAGGATCTGACAATCAACGGTAATGCCCACACACTTGATGCCCTAGGCAAATCCAGAATATTCTATGTTAACAATAGCACTGTCAAATTTAACAATATCCTATTTGCCAATGGTAATGCCACTCTTGGAGGTGCCATTTATAATGGAAGTGCCGTAAATTGTCTTTTTATTAATAATACTGCTCAAGATGGTGGTGCCATTTATTATGGAAGCGCTTTAGTATGTGATTTTATAAACAATTCCGCATCTAGGAATGGGGGCGCTATCTATAGTGGCGGTGCCGTAAACTGTAGCTTTATAAATAACTCAGCCAATTTAGGAGGCGCTGCAATTTATGATTCCTTGTTTGCTGTGAATTCTACTTTTGTGGGTAATACATTGGCTTCTAGCAATCCTACAGGAGGAAGCGCTACAACAGATGTAAGTGTGGTGTCATTTAATCCAATAACTACCTATATACCTAGCCCTCCATCCATGACAGGTTCAATTGGTTGGGGAGGTGCCGTACTTGACTTTACAAGGCCTGTTATCTATACGGATTATAATGAAACATTTTACTTGTTGACTAACTTCACTCTTCAGCAAGATGGCTTTAACAATTACGGCAATGTTCAATTGACTGGCAGGGATTTGGTCTTCAAGTCATTATATCCTTACTCTGGAAACTATTCAATGGCTCTTATCATCTCTGGACAAATCTTTACTCCTACATATGTCCTTGGGGAAAATGATACTTATGAAGCCCATTTTAAACTGAATGGTCTTTCTTTAGGGCTACATATGGTTTATGCATATGTTGATTTCGGATATCCGGAATATTATAGCTATAGAATAGGTGGAGGCTATATGGATAGGGTTGCTTACGATAGAACTGCGGAGATAATATTCCCTATTCTCATTAATAAGACAGTAGAAATCTCATCTTCCAATCTGAACAAGTATTACGGTGGAACCGGAAAGTATACTGTCACTCTTACAGATGGCGGAAATCCTATAGCCAATGCAAATCTCAATGTCTCTCTAGCTGGCAAGACATATCCTTTAAAGACAAATGCAAATGGTCAGGCAAGCATGGATATAAACCTTACTCCTGGAACTTATGAGGCAGTCTGCACTTATGATGGAGTTTCTCAAAGATCAAATATCATTGTTCGCTCAACTATAAATCTTCAAAACCTCACTGGCATTTATCAGAACGCTAAAGTAAATGCCACATTCTTGAATGCTGCAGGCAGTCCTTTAGCAAACACTAAAGTCAGTTTTAGAGTAGGTTCCAAGACTTACAGTGCAACAACAAATGCAAATGGGCTTGCTACAGCCAATGTTGATTTAGCTGCAGGCACTTATGATGTGATTGCAATAAATCCGGTAAATAATGAGCAAAAGACAAGCAAGCTCACTATTTCCAAAGCTAAGTCTTCTATAAGTTTAAGCTCTACAAGCAATAATGATAAGGTTACCTTAACAGCAAGCTTATCCCCTTCAACTGCAAGTGGAAATGTGACATTTAATTTAAACAATAAGAACTACACTGCAAAGATAAGCTCTGGAAAGGCAAGCCAAACCATTACTGGATTGAATGAAGGAAACTACACTGCAAATGCATATTACTCTGGAGACAGTAATCTTAACTCTTCAAGCGCAAGCACTAAAGTTGTTGTTAAAATAGTCATTCCAACTAAAATAATCTACAAAAATATGACCACTGGACCTGTAGCAAAATCAGATGGCAGGATAGGAAATTATTTCTGTGTAAAACTTGTGGATGGCAGCAATAATGCATTAACAGGCCTTCCAATCAAGATAGGCTTCAATGGAAAAATCTATGACAGAACAACAGACTCAAACGGCGAAGCAAGACTGCAGATAAACCTTGCTAATGCGGACATATACACCTTTGCAATCTGCTACCTTGGAGACGATGATCATCAAGCATCCTTTGAAGTGGCTAAGATTGATGTAAACAAGAAGTATCCAAAGCCAAACAGTGCAAATGGAAACTCCAATGGTGTGCCTGCCCAAGAGACAATAAGCAATACAAAGCTTAAGACCTATATCCAATACAGCAATATGACCACCAAATCAGTCCTTAAATCAGACGGAAGGGTGGGAGACTACTTTGAAGTCAAATTGCTGGACAATAACAAAAAGGCAATGGCAAATGTTCCAATCAAGATAGGTTTCAATGGAAAAATCTATGACAGAACAACAGACTCAAACGGCGGTGCAAAGCTACAGATAAACCTCTTAAAGCCAACAACATACACATTTGCAATCGCATACCTAGGCGATAGCAAATATCAGGCTTCATTTGAGGTAGCAAAGATAGTTGTAAAAGCCCAAAGCCCTAAACTGACTGCTCCTAAAAAGACATTTAAGGCAAATGCAAAGACCAAGTCTGTCTCAGCAACTCTAATCTCCGAGAGAGGAAAGCCTATGGCCAGTCAGAGCCTTAAGTTTACAATAAACGGCAAGACATACACAGCCAAAACCAATTCCAATGGTGTTGCAACAGTCAATATCAGCCTAAACAAGAAAGGAACCTATTCCTGCACAGTCAAGTTTGCCGGAGTGACTGGAGCAAATGCAAAGACCACTAAAACAACAATAAAAATTAGTTAA
- a CDS encoding M48 family metalloprotease produces the protein MRKNDRSSINPFTGKEHYDTVDDDKFLEGCFQGYYQELQRSQLLDNTPEGQFIVQVAVKLINTVNEFLTKIGRQDYVEGYYEWDVHLVANNSVNACCMPGGKIIVYSGIFSIANTEERMAFILAHEMAHALLDHGRTRASAQSTKNTAASVAWVGSFALDMVGLGGLGSLARAATNIASVGSQYFLLQPWGRDHEFEADKLGMIICHLAGYDIREVPKFWKEFAGDKASNFDFFSTHPSDAKRIEVMEASEIEILNTTDFYSKPVLPETPKATGERKNTNAKPQEPQAKAVADNKSTHFCTNCGSEVAPDDNFCTNCGAKIGK, from the coding sequence ATGAGGAAGAATGATAGAAGTTCAATCAATCCATTTACAGGCAAGGAGCACTATGACACTGTAGACGATGACAAGTTCTTGGAAGGCTGCTTTCAAGGGTACTATCAGGAACTGCAGCGCTCCCAGTTATTAGACAACACTCCAGAAGGCCAATTTATCGTTCAAGTGGCAGTTAAACTGATCAATACAGTTAATGAATTCCTTACAAAGATAGGAAGGCAGGATTATGTTGAGGGATATTATGAATGGGATGTTCATTTGGTTGCAAACAATAGCGTAAATGCCTGCTGCATGCCTGGAGGAAAGATTATCGTATATTCAGGTATCTTTTCAATTGCAAACACTGAAGAGAGAATGGCATTCATCCTGGCTCACGAGATGGCTCATGCATTGCTTGACCACGGAAGGACAAGGGCAAGCGCCCAAAGCACAAAGAACACTGCTGCTTCTGTTGCATGGGTGGGAAGCTTTGCATTGGACATGGTAGGATTAGGCGGTCTTGGATCTCTTGCAAGGGCAGCCACCAATATTGCAAGTGTCGGGTCCCAATACTTCCTTCTTCAGCCTTGGGGAAGGGACCATGAGTTTGAGGCCGATAAGCTTGGAATGATTATCTGTCACCTTGCAGGCTATGACATCCGTGAAGTTCCTAAATTCTGGAAGGAATTTGCAGGAGACAAGGCAAGCAATTTTGATTTCTTTTCAACACACCCTTCAGATGCCAAGAGGATAGAGGTAATGGAAGCCTCTGAAATAGAGATTCTAAACACCACTGACTTTTACAGCAAGCCAGTATTGCCTGAGACACCTAAGGCAACTGGAGAAAGGAAGAATACTAATGCCAAGCCCCAAGAACCTCAAGCTAAAGCCGTTGCTGATAACAAATCGACTCATTTCTGTACAAATTGCGGCAGTGAGGTAGCTCCAGATGATAATTTCTGTACAAATTGCGGAGCAAAGATAGGAAAATAG